The window GTTGCCGGTGCGCAATCGTCATCCGTAAAAACCAGGAATTGCCCGGTTGCGCGATCTGCACCATTGTTCCGCGCCGCAGCCGGACCGCTGTTTTTCTGGCTTAACAGACTGATTTTCAGTGATTTGCTAAACTTGTTTACAATCGCATCCGGCAGCGATTTGCTGCCGTCGTCCACCACGATTACCTCAAAATTATCCGCCGGGAAATCCAGTGCTGCAATCGCCGAAAGGCAGTTTCGCAACTGCACCGCCCGATTAAATGTGGGAATGATGATGGAAAAAAGCGGCATATTTTATTGTATAAATTTGATTGAAAATTTCAAAATGCGCGGGTACGCAATTTCGGTTGTTGCCGGACGATAATGGCATCCGATTTATGCCGCACCTCGCTGTTCTTCGGATAGTTGACATCCCGCCGTTGCACATGCGATTCTACAATAAAGTAAATTAATATAGACAACCACAAAATTTTTTGAAGTAATACATAGATTGTATTTATTGGCGGATTAAAAAAATATAAACCACCTGGTGCGATAGAAAACAATATTAACAAAAAGAGCAAAATCGAAGGAGTTATAGCCTGTTTTGCCTGGTTGGATATTTTTCTAAATAGCCCTATCAAAGGGAAAAGTAACAGCAAATCATCATACCACATGTGATATGTCCAAAATCTGGCAAATATAGCAGAGACTCCTAATAACAGCCATATATCTACATTTCGATAAAAATATACCCATACACCGAGTATAAAGAATCCAAGTATTGCATTTTCTAAACTTAAACCATGTAACGCTGAGTGCCTCCATCCAATCATTTAAATATGTAACAACATAACTTTTGTCTGCTAATAAATCTTTTCACCACTTGTTAGATTTTCACTGATTTGGTCGTTCCCAAATGCAGCCCTCTATGGATCTTTTAACCAATCCTGATGAAGATTAATAGGATTCGTTTGCATTTGATATGCACTAAATAATATGCATGCAGAATAAATAACTCCTAATAGTATGAAAGGTCTTACTCTCGTGTTTTTAAAAAAATATCCAAATAAATGGTGCAGAAAGTGTTGGTTTAACAAAGCAAAAGATAAAAGTATTCCAGATAAAACGTCAGTCCTTAAATTTGAGGCGTTTTGTAATATATATATAGAAATAAGCAAAATAGAGATGATATGAATCGGCAATTGACCATTGCTGATAGTTGCGCCGATCGAATACATCGATAAAAGGTGATTGCCACAAAGAATTGCCATGTTTTGTGCTTTTGGTTTAAAACAATAAAAGATAAAGACTGACGAACTAAAATAACTAACGCGACAATGGTTGTTAATGCCCAAAACCAACGTGCTGCCCCAAAAGATAACCAACCCATTAATGGATATAATAACACATAGCTTGCCGGCGGATACATTGCGGTTCCATGCTCGGTAAACATTTTTCCTTCAATCCAGGTTTGTAACTCATTATGACGATTTCGGAGGTCAATTGCACCCATGTCGCCAACCTGAAACAGCAACCGCCAGAATTCATATCCGAGCCAGATCACGGAGATGATTGCCATTCCCCAATTGCAACCTGCAACAGGCGCAATTGAAAAGGTGTGTAACCAGTTTTGTTGATTTTAGATGATTGTTTTTCAAAATATGTTGTGTTTTCAAGTGTGTTAAGACAGGGCGTTTCACTGTCGTGCCCCTGAATCAAATTTATCCTTACCCTTATCCTTCACTCTTTATCCTTTTCACCCGTAGGTTGACAACGCGATTGTAAATCATCCTGATCGCATATCCGGCGATGCCTCCGGTGAGCGCCCCATAAAAAATCCGATAAACGCGCCCGGCCAGGAAACCGTGTATCCGATAAAAACTCACCGAGTAGCCGCAAATGATATCCCGGAAACGGACCGCCTTTGATGAGCAGCCACGCCGTCATGATAAAAATGATACCGCCGCACATCACCGCCATCACAAAAGCGAGGATACCCGCCTTGATGCGCAAAATCTGATCGTTGACCGAGGGTGTTTGTTTCATCGTTGTCCTGTCAAATGGTTTTCGAGTTTCGCGAACGATTTGTGTTCGATTTTTGTTGCCAAAAAGCACTGTGGTGATCTTAGAGACCCTGTCTTCGCAGGGTGACAACCGGTTAATGGTTATTATGGTCATTCTGCTCCGAAGGAGCGCCTTCGGCGTGAAGGCAGGAATCTCCCGGGGAAAGCTACAAAATCATTTGTTGACACTGTCCGCAAAATAATGCAGAGCTTAAAAACGAGGTGTGTCATTCGTGAAATTCGTGGATAAACAATAGAAATGATCACTGAAATTTATCCAGAATATCCCGGTTTTCCTGCAGCTCGGTGCGATTGCGCAGAAATCCGGCAAAGGTGGATGCCGCCCAATTGCGCAATTTGGCGATTGCATTTCCGAACAAAAAGCCGCCGATGCTCGCTTCGCACAAACCGACGATCGCGCCGATCCAACTGGTTTCGAATCCCCAAAAATAGTTACCGAGCAATGACAATTTCGGTGCGATTTGTGAATGCCCGTTGAGCACCGTCAGCACGGTGAGCAAAAATAATCCGCTGCCGCAAACAATGCCCACGGCAACGCCGAGCGCCACCGGATCCAGCCGCGCAAAAAACTCGTCGATCACTTCATCAAACGAATGTTC of the Calditrichia bacterium genome contains:
- a CDS encoding DUF2029 domain-containing protein — translated: MAIISVIWLGYEFWRLLFQVGDMGAIDLRNRHNELQTWIEGKMFTEHGTAMYPPASYVLLYPLMGWLSFGAARWFWALTTIVALVILVRQSLSFIVLNQKHKTWQFFVAITFYRCIRSAQLSAMVNCRFISSLFCLFLYIYYKTPQI